A window of Candidatus Effluviviaceae Genus I sp. genomic DNA:
CGGCCGACGTGTTCTGCACAAGGAACGTGAACGTGTACGTCTGGCCAGGCGCAACGATCGCCGGCGACAGCAGCGTCACCGAGGCGCCCCCGATCCCTGCGACCGCGGAGAGGGCGAACAGCATGAACAGGCATGCGATGGCAGAACTCCTCATGATCGGCATCTCCCTTCTCTTAGGTTGTGTTAGCTCCAGAATCAACAGCGTCGTGTCCTCTATCTGTCTGTTAACACTCACATGGCGTGTTGGTCAAGAGGGGATTCGGCGCTTTGACGGATGACCCTCCACCTTGCCTGTCGCCAAGCGGGCCGCAGGCGGTCCTCTCGTGGCGCGCCCGAGTCGAGACGGTGGGAGAGCCGAGCGCGCGACACGATCACCGGCGGGGTTCGTGAACGGGGGTTCGTCTATCGAAGGCGTCGCACCGGCGACCGTCGCAGACGGCGCGGTGGGGCCACGCCACGCGGCGCGCCGCGTGGCGAACTTGCGCGCGGGGCGGGCGCGTCACCGCGCGGCCGGTCGCTGGAACAGCGTTGACCGCCTCTCCTGGCGCATGCTAGCATCCTCGGGCTACGTGCGCTCTGGCGGGCGCGGACGGTGCCTGACCGCTCGCGTCCTCCCACATGACCGACAGGATTCACCGGGCAGCTCGAGCTGTCTTCTGCGACCGGGGGCGACCCTTGCCGGAACGGCGCGGTACGGTGCAGGTCTACACGGGCGACGGCAAGGGAAAGACCACGGCCGCGCTCGGCCTCGCGTTGAGAGCGGTCGGCCACGGTCTGTCCGTCTGCATGATCCAGTTCATGAAGGGAAGCGCCAACTACGGGGAGCTCGCCGCGGCGGCGAAGCTCCCCGGCTTCACGATCGTGCAGACGGGGCGCGACGAGTTCGTGGACAGGAAGAACCCCGCGCAGGTGGACGTCGAGATGGCGCGCGACGGGCTCGCGCGCGCCGGCGCCGTTCTGCGCGAGGGGCGGCACGACCTCGTCGTTCTCGACGAGATCAACGTGGCGCTGGACTTCGGGCTCGTGACGCTGGAAGACGTGCTGGGTCTCATCGCGGCGCGGCCGCCTCACGTCGAGCTCGTGCTGACGGGACGCAGGGCGCACCCGGACGTGATGAAGGCTGCCGACCTCGTGAGCGAGGTCCTGAACATCAAGCACCACTACGACGCGGGCGTGGCGGCCCGCGAGGGCATCGAGTACTAGGGACGAGCGTGGGCGGAAGCGGCGTGACGGAGATCGTGGAAGGCGTGTTCGCCGGGCGGGTCGCCGCGCTCGCGAGGGCGATCACCTGGATCGAGAACGAGGACGCGAGGGGGCTCTCGGCGCTCGACGCGCTGTACCCCCGGACGGGCCGGGCGTATCGCATCGGGATCTCCGGGCCGCCCGGCGCGGGCAAGAGCACGCTCGTTGACGCGCTGACCGCGCACCTGCTCGACCGCGGGACGACGGTCGGGATCATCGCGGTGGACCCGACGAGCCCGTTCACGGGCGGCGCGCTCCTCGGCGACCGGGTGCGGATGCGCGACATCGGCACGCGCGACGGCGTGTTCATCCGGAGCATGGCCACGCGGGGGGGGCTCGGCGGGCTTTCGAGGACCGCGCCGAGCGTCGCCGCGGCCATGGACTCCTTCGGGTTCGACTACGTCGTCTTCGAGACCGTCGGCGTCGGGCAGTCCGAGCTGGACATCGCCGACGCCGCGGACACCACGGTCATCGTGCTCGTCCCGGAGTCGGGG
This region includes:
- the cobO gene encoding cob(I)yrinic acid a,c-diamide adenosyltransferase encodes the protein MPERRGTVQVYTGDGKGKTTAALGLALRAVGHGLSVCMIQFMKGSANYGELAAAAKLPGFTIVQTGRDEFVDRKNPAQVDVEMARDGLARAGAVLREGRHDLVVLDEINVALDFGLVTLEDVLGLIAARPPHVELVLTGRRAHPDVMKAADLVSEVLNIKHHYDAGVAAREGIEY
- the meaB gene encoding methylmalonyl Co-A mutase-associated GTPase MeaB; protein product: MTEIVEGVFAGRVAALARAITWIENEDARGLSALDALYPRTGRAYRIGISGPPGAGKSTLVDALTAHLLDRGTTVGIIAVDPTSPFTGGALLGDRVRMRDIGTRDGVFIRSMATRGGLGGLSRTAPSVAAAMDSFGFDYVVFETVGVGQSELDIADAADTTVIVLVPESGDSIQAMKAGLMEIGEVFVVNKADRDGADMTVQEIASMLGLKAQAGWSPPVLRTVASTGEGVAELAQAIDAHREFLAARGLLAERRRAHFVAQVREIVVAELEKDLYARLGAGAELGSFVGDVSKGHRSPYAIARDVLDGVARDRRP